In a single window of the Cucumis melo cultivar AY chromosome 11, USDA_Cmelo_AY_1.0, whole genome shotgun sequence genome:
- the LOC127144006 gene encoding polyol transporter 5-like, with product MATDTKTTAPSIVHQTHKTLPDFDPPKKNKRNKFSLACATLASMTSVLLGYDIGVMSGAAIFIKEDFKLSDTKIEILVGILNLYSLIGSAAAGRTSDWIGRRYTMVVAAVIFFAGALLMGFATNYSFLMFGRFVAGVGVGYALMIAPVYTAEVSPASSRGFLTSFPEVFINAGILLGYVSNYGFSKVSDPVTRGWRYMLGIGAVPSVFLAVIVLIMPESPRWLVLQGRLGEAKKVLEKTSDSKEEALIRLADIKQAAGIPEECNDDIVSVAKKSTHGEGVWKELLIHPTAAVRHILIAGVGIHFFQQASGIDAVVLYSPRIFEKAGITSANQKLLATVAVGFVKTIFILVATFLLDRIGRRPLLLTSVLGMIISLGTLGLALTVINQTDKKLMWAVVLCISMVLTYVASFSIGMGPITWVYSSEIFPLKLRAQGTSMGVAVNRVTSGVISMSFLSLSKAITTGGAFFLFAAIAIVAWFFFYTALPETQGKTLEEMEMLFGHFRWKSAAAPAATEKDNGSGGVQLAAAATNGQTS from the exons ATGGCTACTGATACAAAAACAACAGCTCCCTCTATTGTTCATCAAACCCACAAAACGCTCCCTGATTTCGACCCTCCCAAGAAGAACAAGAGAAACAAATTCTCTCTCGCTTGCGCTACTTTAGCTTCCATGACCTCTGTTCTTCTCGGCTATG ATATCGGCGTTATGAGCGGCGCTGCCATTTTCATCAAAGAAGACTTCAAACTCTCCGACACCAAAATCGAAATCCTCGTTGGAATCCTCAACCTCTACTCCCTCATCGGCTCCGCTGCCGCTGGCCGTACTTCTGACTGGATCGGTCGCCGTTACACCATGGTCGTTGCTGCTGTCATCTTCTTCGCCGGCGCTCTTCTCATGGGTTTCGCTACTAACTATTCTTTTCTTATGTTCGGCCGTTTCGTGGCTGGTGTCGGCGTTGGTTATGCTTTAATGATTGCTCCTGTTTATACGGCGGAGGTTTCCCCTGCTTCTTCCCGGGGATTTCTCACTTCCTTCCCAGAAGTATTCATCAATGCTGGAATTTTACTCGGTTATGTCTCAAACTACGGCTTCTCCAAAGTCTCAGATCCAGTAACAAGGGGTTGGCGATACATGCTCGGAATCGGCGCCGTCCCTTCTGTTTTTCTCGCTGTTATCGTTCTAATCATGCCGGAATCCCCCCGATGGCTCGTTCTCCAAGGCCGTCTGGGCGAAGCCAAGAAAGTCCTCGAAAAAACCTCTGATTCCAAAGAGGAAGCACTAATTCGTCTTGCCGACATCAAACAAGCCGCCGGAATCCCAGAAGAATGCAACGACGACATAGTTTCCGTGGCAAAAAAATCCACACACGGCGAAGGTGTATGGAAAGAACTCCTGATCCACCCCACCGCCGCCGTCCGACACATCTTAATCGCCGGGGTAGGAATACACTTCTTCCAACAAGCCTCCGGAATAGACGCGGTGGTATTATACAGCCCAAGAATCTTCGAAAAAGCCGGAATCACATCGGCGAATCAAAAACTACTAGCGACGGTGGCGGTAGGATTTGTGAAGACAATATTCATATTGGTAGCAACGTTTTTGTTAGACAGAATCGGACGACGGCCGTTGCTTCTGACAAGTGTTTTGGGGATGATAATTTCACTAGGGACCCTTGGATTGGCCTTAACAGTGATAAATCAAACGGATAAGAAATTAATGTGGGCGGTTGTGCTGTGCATATCCATGGTATTAACATACGTTGCGTCGTTCTCGATTGGGATGGGACCCATCACGTGGGTTTATAGTTCGGAGATTTTTCCTTTGAAGCTACGCGCTCAAGGGACGAGTATGGGAGTGGCCGTGAATCGTGTCACCAGTGGTGTAATTTCCATGTCTTTCTTGTCCTTATCTAAGGCTATTACCACCGGCGGCGCCTTCTTCTTGTTCGCCGCCATCGCTATCGTTGCTTGGTTTTTCTTTTACACCGCTTTGCCGGAGACGCAAGGGAAGACGTTGGAGGAGATGGAGATGCTCTTCGGTCATTTTAGGTGGAAGTCCGCCGCCGCACCTGCCGCAACGGAGAAGGACAATGGTAGTGGTGGGGTTCAGTTGGCGGCGGCGGCGACCAACGGTCAGACTTCTTAA